Part of the Vitis vinifera cultivar Pinot Noir 40024 chromosome 13, ASM3070453v1 genome is shown below.
CCTGCAGTTTTGTCATTTCTTACGTGCTTTACCCATTCGATTAGTTGACATCATGATCTTTGATTCACCAGTTTTTGGATACATGTATATGCCTCTTTTGGCTGGCACCCAAGTGCTTGAATCATAGCTTATAGACATACCCAAAGTAAGGTCATGTCCGAACATGTCCCAAATCCCCAACTAGATCTAGGACTGGAATGGACTTGATCTCATATGTTCACCTGCGAGGGCGCAATTAGGCTACCCTCTCTGTTCACATGTGGCCAAGGCTCTCAGAAATCAAactgtttttgttttggttagTGTAGCAGTAGTTGCTTTCAGGGACTGTCCCCATGGCTGACTGCTGTTTTGTTTGTTGGAAAGGGTGGAAATTCAATTGTTGCCATGTGGACAGCTATGAATTGGAGCACAAACATGGGTTACCTGCCGACCTCCATCTCTAAACTGGCATGTGTCTCACTTGGATTTGTTCTTTTGGCCATTCATGAACTTGACCATGCAGTAGAGTAAAAATTATTCATAGAACTAAGAGAGCTGCAGAGGTAAAATTAGAATGTTTCATATTTGATATAGAAATTTTTGTGTAGGGTTTTGGTGGACTGTTTGGAAATCTCATTTATGGGGGTGGAAGATGAAAGAAAGTAAATATGACATAGGATTCCGTGGGTAAAATGGTGGGGGaagaaaggagagagagagaggggggaagGGGGGACATGGATGTCCGTACAACAGCGAAACAACCCAAATAACAAAGATTCTGTTTTGGTCCCATCCTTAAAATTGTTACCATTCTTACCATTCATTGGGCAGTCTCAGCAGAATCTCTAAGTCAGAATCAGATCTTTCTTGACCAAAGTTCATACgttgtttcttcttttgattTTGGGTTTGGCTAACCTCCAAATCTCCAATGTATATCTGTTTCACAAAAGAACCCAAacccaaaaaacaaagaagTCTAATTCAATGTCCTTATTCCTCACTCCACCTCATGTTGCCAACTTGCCACAATAttgtaatctttttattttattttattttttcttttgttattgtgATTTGATGTTGGGTTTTGACTTTCCTTTTCTGATTTCATTTCCCCTCGTGTTATTCTTTTTGGGCCCCCAACCTATCTGTCTGGATTATGATGTCATGACATGACCCTTTGGTTAATATATTCCTTTTCAATCTATCTTCTCTTTACACATGATTaattacaagaaaattttgCTACCATGGATATGGCATAAAAAGATGTTATGATACATGGGATGAGGGTGAAAGCACATGACACTaagattgaattaaaaaaaaaagaaaaaaagtttaataaaataatgaaaaatataataaaaagcaatctaggttatatttgataatgttttttaaaaataatttttgaaaatgttatttgatattttgtaaaataaaaatctgtttggcaatttgaaatattttaaataatgttttaaaaataatttttatatttagtgttttatttttaattattttacatatttgaataattattttctaaaacaatctttaaaaaataagttaaaataataaaaaataactaaaaaaaattatcaaaactaTGTTGTTTCATCTTcttaatatttcctttttttttctttggagaaTAGttaactattcttaaaaataatcaaaaaacATGCTCGTAATCACTCGAAATATGTGaaacattgaaaattatttataaaatgtttttatgagaattattataagtgattttttaaaaatattttataaattatgtcaatcatttaaatttttttcaaaaataaatttttatagctatttataattttatttattgaaaaataaattcaaattttttgtttgaaaagaaATTGTGGAAATTATTCTTGTGTCAACAGGGCTCTATACACCCCattttggatatcaatttttgGAATGCCTATtgaaatgatttaattttgaaaaatgtcaaaaatgttcctttttatttttatttttgagaattgtaTCATTCTAATATTTGTTGtcatataaactttttttttttttgaaaggtaTTAAGCCTCCGTTTGGCAATAATCTTGATAAGAAATATTCATGCCAAAAGCTAAAATATTCCCCCCACTTGAAAAAGCATAACCTTGTACATTTCAAATTGTAAATATAACCTCAAATGGACCAAAATACCCTTGTGTTATACTTTGAtgtgaaataaaaattgatataaaaattgtatttttatccattattttgcaaaaatgatttttttatttaagaaaaggAATCAATTTTGGGTGAATAAATATCgcttttaataaaatgatttttatttcttattatgaaAAGAATTGGGATTATTTTTGCAAAATAAAGTCatattttaatccttttaataatgagttatttgattaaaaaggcaattgaaaacccaaatttgtaaatctaaccTCCATTTTTTACCATATTTTGACTAAAATGCCctcattcttttcttataaaaccaatcatttttatagaaacttatatataaatatttgaaataattaacgACGTTTctataaaaaatgggttactctaaaaaaatctatatgaaaaatgttacaatcacaaatatgaaaattattccctttcaactaattaaatttttaataatatccCTAGAAATACTTTTATTCCACCTTTGTGCCTTTTGTTAGTATCacttttgttataaaaaagccttaataaaaaattaattattatttaaagaataagAAAGTGCTTTCGATTTTTAGTTGTATGTTGTAGtaaaaaacccattttccaaaaagtttcaaagtttttaaaaatgtcaCATCATGGAGGGGCTCTAAATAAAGAGgagtataaaaaatttcaaattgcctttttattttcaagctTTGAGgtgagaaaaaaattgagtggtctaaaaaaattcatttgaatcaaactaattaatttacattttttttagtgatttagatttaaatttagATTGATATGCATGAGTAATAATTTAATTGTACAATAttataacttcaaaatttaattgcTACTTATTTAGAGCATTGTAGAATAATGTacatagaattatttttttttagttttttttacaaagttatggttattattattaagaatttatttaacaGTGATtgtagaaaacatttttaatttaaaaagtttttttgaaaaaaaaagtattttataaaatttagaaaacacttttaaaaatataaaaaatggcttattatattaaaaaaattattataatattttcttaaaaaacacTTGACAAATAATTatcctaaaaacatttttagagaaAACACTGTCCATTGCATATTAAGACTTCTTGAACtagtttaatatattattgttcacaaatcaaataaaattgaactcattgggtctcttttcaaatttgatcaattcaattaaatttgatcattcaaatttgtcaaaaaCCTCTTTATGGGGAaaggaaaattaagaaaaaaaagatgaaaaagaaaaaaaaaattaaattgccCTAATATTACCCATAAAATATTGTAAGATTGGAAAAAGGGTTGGATGCAAATTCTAGATGTGACCAAATCTAGAAAATCTTGGTAACACAATTTAGAAGGATTGACCATTCCaattatctattattattattttgcaatttttgtaCACAATCTCAAATCCTAGACAAAACTAGGTAAGATATTGAAGAGAAATGTTTCAAATTGTACAAATTTGGTCATAAAACCTAAAATCCAAAGGAATCTTCTTggaaaaaatacattaaaaaccACAAAATTGTGAATTCAAAATCATATTCATTAGCATCTAGAAAGGAAGTAATACTTAGAAATACTTGTGGGACTTTGCATTTTACTAATAAATATGACAATGAAGCCCCACCAGAGCAAAATCTATACTCTAATCTTTTACCTTAAAtatagatataattttttttttttaaataatctacCATTTGGGCTTGAATGAAACCATAAATCCTAAATCCATAAAcattactttgaaaaatcacgaagaaaaatcttataaatccaattttttaccattaaaaaaaaaaggaaattaccACTTGGGgtttattaataaatcataACCCATCAATATTTCATTCAATAAATTATAACTCAAACCTTGAAAACCCACCAaccaaaacttaaaaaattctaaattttaccattgaaaaaataaaaataaaaagatttaccACTTGGATTTATCATTTTGAAAACCCACCAagcaaaattcaaaacaaaattgggGGGTGAATGGTGAATGGTGATGTGATGACACATAGGGTGGAGtagtaaaaatgttaaaatcaaAGGCATGAATGAAACGACGTCGTATTGGTGGGCCTCAGTTCGAATTCCTGGTTTTTTGGCATTGTGAAGGAGGCTGACTGATCCAAAATCCAAACAGTACAATGGGAAAGTGAGCTGGAGGATCTGGCAGAAGGACATGCAGATACTGATATTGAtactagagagagaaaaacctagagagagagaaaaaatattatacatatatatattttacacaTGGGCTACGGTTGCTATGGTGGTAGTCGACACTGgtgaagaagagagagagagagagagaaagagaaggtGAAACAAAGGGACTGCATCGAATCAGGAGAAACCCCAAAAGGATCACGAAATATCTGTGACTTTGATTTCTTCTGCTGATtccttttttcttcctaaaccccacctcatcttcttcttcttcttcatatcttcttcttcttcttgttgctaTCATTCTTCTGCCTTCTTCTCTGTACTTTGTCTATAAATACCACCCACCATTTACGTTCATTGCAGCATACACCATACCATACACATCTCGTGTGTCTCTCTGCTTCCTTCTTTATTGTTCTTGTCAGAGGATTGTTTCATTTATtgctctctttctctcctcTTTTATTGCCATCTccctttacttttcttttttccctctctatctgttttttattttttgagtgtTGAGTGGAAGCCATGGAtgctgcttcttcttcttcagctAACGACATGATGGTTATGGATTATGGGGATGAACCCCATGTTCTTGCCGTCGACGATAATCTCATTGACCGCAAGCTCATTGAGAAATTGCTCAAGAACTTCTCTTGCAGaggtatatatatttatacataATGATACAGCAGAAGTTACCTGactttttgctttttgttttttttttactttttgttttgtgataaacgacgtcgttttggctCCTTTGTGTTTGTTTGGGTTTCATGGCAATGGCATTTTCAGAGCAGGGAACTGAGATTTTGATGAAAGTGAATTTTGGGGgcattttaatttgaatatagaTGAAGTCTTTGTTTATaacccccccccaaaaaaaaaaaaacgaaaaaaggGAATGCCCACTTGATATTTTTCTGCAAAGGTGGTGTGTTTGCATGTTCACAATGTTGAAGAttggaaaaatgagaaatttggTTGTGGGGTTTGTAGATTACTGATAATATTCATGGTTTTGAATCTTTTGATGCAGTGACCACTGCAGAAAATGGGCTGAGGGCTTTGGAGTATCTGGGTTTGGGTGATAATCAACAGACCAGCCACAAAGCCAGTGTATGTCACCTTCTTTTCTCTCCCCATGAATGtctttaattttaagaaaaagttTTCAGAATTTTATCATTTCTCCTTTTGGAAGATCAACAAAGAATGTAACTAAGAAAGCCTTTTTGGGTTATAGTAATCCATAGTTGTTACTAATTCTATGCAGGTTTCAAAGGTGAATTTGATAATTACAGACTACTGTATGCCAGGAATGACAGGCTATGAGCTGCTCAAGAGAGTCAAGGTTAGTAAAGTCAAATTTTCCAGGAAAGTTCCCTCTgctttaacctttttttaagcccttaattctttatttttatacttttctttttttctctccttccaagCAGCAGTCATCCATCTTGAAGGAGGTTCCAGTTGTGATAATGTCATCAGAAAACATCCCAACTCGAATCAATAAGTAATTCACCAACCATGACTGCAACACTTTTTCTTCCTGTTCATGGCTA
Proteins encoded:
- the LOC100246693 gene encoding two-component response regulator ARR17 isoform X2, whose amino-acid sequence is MDAASSSSANDMMVMDYGDEPHVLAVDDNLIDRKLIEKLLKNFSCRVTTAENGLRALEYLGLGDNQQTSHKASVSKVNLIITDYCMPGMTGYELLKRVKSSILKEVPVVIMSSENIPTRINKCLEEGAQMFMLKPLKQSDVKKLRCYLKHRS
- the LOC100246693 gene encoding two-component response regulator ARR17 isoform X1; translation: MDAASSSSANDMMVMDYGDEPHVLAVDDNLIDRKLIEKLLKNFSCRVTTAENGLRALEYLGLGDNQQTSHKASVSKVNLIITDYCMPGMTGYELLKRVKQSSILKEVPVVIMSSENIPTRINKCLEEGAQMFMLKPLKQSDVKKLRCYLKHRS